The following is a genomic window from Hippoglossus stenolepis isolate QCI-W04-F060 chromosome 14, HSTE1.2, whole genome shotgun sequence.
TGCCGTCTCTGGAACAGCCTGGAGAAAAAATAACAGATAAACTGTAAAGACTTGCCACAATTTTTCTGAGACACGGCTGCTCcattcaaaatgatttaaaatgccactgtatataaaaacaacatgtggtTTACGGCAGTCTTTTCTCAATaatgaaaactatttattttttcctctttaagaCTACTTTGAAATCATAAGCATCGTAAACATTTCTCTGGTATGAATGCTTGGCTCTTGCTTTACTTGGCTCCTTTTGTGTAAAGCATATCATACcggtttttctgtttctcttttctgtggGAGCTTCTTCTTGGAAACCCTCTTTTCAGCTCGTCTCAACTCTGTGGTTGTGTCAGCCGCTTTAATGAGTTTCTGTAGATCCTGAGCCTTCTTCTCTCGCTCCTTCTTTCTTGACTCAATCTTCCTCAGCTCCTGGATAAGATATTCCTCTTCTGCcacctgcaggaaaaacaagaaaagtgcAATTGAAATATTTTAGAGGCTGGGAAACATTATACAAgattgaaaaacatttataatgtaatatttattaataatagtttgaatattatttatacataaggGATTACAGCATTACCAATTTCTGTAATGCTATCACTTTAATTGGCTTGTGCTTTGCACACTGCCTCTCATTTTGGCTGAGTAACATTTATGTTATGAAAGCTTAACAAACGCATAAGAATCCAGATGCACTTCAAGTGACAGTGTTACGAACCTGTTCTGGTGTGCGATTGAAGAGCTTCTCCAGTTGCTCCTTGCGACGTCTTTCATGACCTGCATCAAAGATGTAGATCTTGGGCTCAGTCCCTGTAGCTGCTCTGACCTTTGTCAGCTTACCACAAATATTGTAATAACGCTCTTTCAAGTCCTCCACAGAGCGTTTCTGAAAAACACAAGGAGGACTGTTATAATAAATAGACGCAACTAAAGAGAATTTAAGAACTGTGGGTTAGTAACTAGGTAATTACCCTGTATTGTTGGTGGTCGTAACGGTCATGGACAACTACGAAGCGCAGGTCAAAGCGCTTGGATAGGTCGAACAGATGGTCCGTCTCCGCTTTAGTCCAGCCATCGTCATGGAGATGCAGCTGATACTCCTGCTCTGAATACACTGGCACCTGCACCGTCTATGAAAGCGGACAGAAGAAGCACTGAATCAGCACGAGTAACTCAAAAGAGTAAATAAGTGAGCATGCCTGAAATAGAGGAGATAAGAGAGGAAAGGTAGCTGTAAATATCTTGTAGGCATCCCCACCTTGTTGAAACGGGCAAAAGGGTAGTCCTTTCCCTCCTCTGCCACACGTCTCCAGTGATGGAATATGGCGCCATCCCTGCGAGCAGGATTAGTGAAGGGCATCCACTTCCAGGGACGCACCTTTTTACATCCTAGCTTGGCTTTCACTGTCCTGTAGCCCTGAGTAGTATCACTAGGAAGCAAAGGGGGTGCATCTCTGGGAAATGACAGGGAAAACAGAATTTGTTAAAGCAAGGGTAATAAATATGAGAGAAATCTGCTTATTGTGTTTGAATTCTTCCAGGatcaatgacagaaaaacatgcaaaagcAAGCAACTTTGCAATGTGTTAGATCATATAGCCAAAGGGGAAGCTTATACAGTATATGGAGTTAAAAGCCTTGAAAATTCTTTGGCTTGGtatcaaataaaacactcaATTCTGTGTCCTTCCTCCTCATTTTTTATCATGAACAAGTATTATTTATGGAAGAGTGAAAAGAAACaattctccctctccttttaCCCTGCCAACTGTAAGAATAACAGCATCAGCTTTTCAATAATTAAAGGTAATTGCACTAATTCAAgacaaacatgtgattttaaacaAGGAGCCCATACTTCTTATCTGAGTAGAGCAGAGCGTAGACCTCCCTGTGCATTCCCTCTGGTCTCTTAAAGGTCAGAGTTTCTGTCGTCTTCTTGGATTTTTTCTGAAATGATGGACATATTGTTTATTATAAAGAAACATTTGTGGAACTACTTTGAAGCAcgaacaaaaataaacatcaatatttccaacagcacgattttgttttcatccctcATACAAAGTGTAACTCTGAAGGCTGGATATAAGTTTCAGAAAAGAAGGTCCCATTGTTATGATATGCTTTAGGTCAAAGAATAAGTTTAAGGTTATTTGCTTTACAGTCGTGTGAACACATCATGGGATTCCTTACAATAACTTTAGTCACTTACACAGTTAATGAAGTTTTGAGGGTAAGGCGAATGGGTAAACGTGTGGATACTGTGTCAGGCATCATTAAGCGTATTTTCAGATTATGTCTCACCTTGTCTGAGTTGATGAGGTCCTTCTTGCTGATGGGGCCGTCATTATCTCCCCCGGTCAGCTCCAGAATATCCCTCACATCCGCACCGGTCCCCATGGCTGGGTGTGTTGTTAGTTAACGCTTCTCGCAGCCTGTCAAGTGATAACCCTGCTCATTCACTCACAGTAACACGGTACAGTCCATCAAATACGCTCCTGGCTAACGGCTAACGCTAACATTATCATTCCTAAACTACGCTAACGTTACACAAAGCCGCAACACGGCGAGTAGCGACTTTGTAATATTACTTTCGTGATTTAACACTGAAAGTTTCTATCATATAAAAAAGCTAAAGAGATCACTAATAAAGAATATTCAAAAGCTATTGTTAAGGCTAAAGGAGAAGCTAGCCGCTGGAGGAAAGCTATTTCCGGCTCCGCTGTTGCCTTTGTGACGCTACTGATCTATATGGATAAAATGTCGCCCCTGTGTGGTCAGGCGGTACACTgctaacatttttttttaaaatttgtaataACTAAAGTAGTTTCTACTAGTTTCTTTGAAACTAGTAGAAACGAACGAATACTTTTATCAGGACAACTATCATCCTTTAAAAGAAAGGTTGAAACTCAGTCAAATGTATCTTTCCTCaacatttgtttcactttgaacacattgtctttctttctttcttagtttaaatcaaataatcCACAAATAATTAGTTATCTGTtgaaaaatctgatgtttttacAAGGAAAAAAGTAGAGATGTTGTTTAAAATTGTAAAGTCagagattaagattaagatttgGGAGAATGAGAGAGTCATGTGCAAATTCAcattgacaaaatgaaaaatacatgtagGAGAGTCCTGCATACTATGAGTTGTTTGGCAGGGAACATGTGGGGAAATGACAAGTTGATAAAGGAATATTTATATAGAATTAATTATGCAGCTGTAGATTATGGCTTGATTGTATTTGGATCAGTTGCTTGTACATCCATAAAAGGTTGGACAGAATCATGGCTCAGGCATTAGTGTTGGGGGCAGTCGTTTAATCAACATTGAAGGAAATGAAACAGTTGGATCACTGGTCACATATAGATTAAATACAAATCAAGCAGAGCTGCCAATGCCAATATGTAAACCAGAAACAcaattgtttatttgaaatcagcagaggaagaagtataggattttcattttactttattcattCTTCACCAGAGGTGTAACAGAAGAAATATACCCCTAACCCTTCTATTGTATTTATAGTGATATCATTGTTTGTCATACAAGATAATGGACTGATTGGAAGAATATACGAAATCACTACTGCCACTCTAATATAGATGGCGGTAAAGCTCAGCTAGGACAActcaacagaagaagaagaagaatccgGGCTCAGCTTTGAAATTTCCCATCGTCCGTTGCGGGGATATATTTCCGTTAGCCGCCATTTTCGTTAGCTGATGTCGCAGGAGCGGTCGGTGCGGTCAGTCAGTCAGCTCGCTCTTGTATCTGCTACCAATTCACGTTTGAAAACTCCAGACTTGCACTCGTATCGACGAAGTCCGTCTGAGATCGTGTAATTTTAATCTTTGTGAGTCGgtaaacagaggaagaagatgtCGAACGAGCAACAGGCCGAAAACACGACCGAGAAAGCGGGTCCGCCGCAGgcaccgcagcagcagcagcagcagcagcaggggtgAGTCCATTCATCAAAGCTCCTTTGTTAGCTCCTCTTAGCTCCTTCGCGGCTCTCCTCCACGGAAATCCCGCACTTTTACCACAATATATCGAAAATCGTACTTGTATAGATTTACTCCCAAAGAAGCTTTAATGCAAAGTCGACCCACATGTTGATATTTCGACGTTGTAAACATTTAAGCGCCGTTAGTGTGCGAGGCCCGTGTTTTCTTACAAAGAGGATGGGGCCCATTTTTACGTAATGTAACATAGTAACCTAGTGAACCTATTTAACGTTGTTAGCCCGGTTATTTGTCCCTCTTGTGTTTGTTAATAGTAACTTGATAATAAGCATGTAGCGCTGTGCGATATTAGCTTAAAATGTAAATAGGCCTATTAAGCGCGAAGAGCGGCCTTGCCATGCGACTTAAGCCATAATGCAAGTAGCACGATCGAACAGTGTGTCTAAATAAAGCTATTCAATCGGCGTTTTTAAGTGATATCGATAACTGCATACGTCTATCTCATAGATCTGCACATTTGAAAACGTCTAgcattaataaataacaaaggGTACCGCCATTATTGGATTGCATAACAATGGTTTCGTTTTGGCCTTGGTAAAGGATCTAAGACCAAACATAACAACCTAATGGaggttattttaatttaatggaTGTAACATGTATTAAGCGTGT
Proteins encoded in this region:
- the dmap1 gene encoding DNA methyltransferase 1-associated protein 1; the protein is MGTGADVRDILELTGGDNDGPISKKDLINSDKKKSKKTTETLTFKRPEGMHREVYALLYSDKKDAPPLLPSDTTQGYRTVKAKLGCKKVRPWKWMPFTNPARRDGAIFHHWRRVAEEGKDYPFARFNKTVQVPVYSEQEYQLHLHDDGWTKAETDHLFDLSKRFDLRFVVVHDRYDHQQYRKRSVEDLKERYYNICGKLTKVRAATGTEPKIYIFDAGHERRRKEQLEKLFNRTPEQVAEEEYLIQELRKIESRKKEREKKAQDLQKLIKAADTTTELRRAEKRVSKKKLPQKRETEKPAVPETAGIKFPDFKSAGVTLRSQRMKLPSSVGQKKIKAIEQILVEQGVDLNPMPTEEIVQMFNELRSDLVLLYELKQAHSNCEYEQQMLRHRYEALLKAGSGGGCGILGAGLITVAQGGDLNASNSTAASTPGGDIQSWPSVDDIKVEAKEQIIDVVGAPLTPNSRKRRESASSSSSVKKVKKP